Proteins from a genomic interval of Dehalococcoidia bacterium:
- the rpmA gene encoding 50S ribosomal protein L27: MAHKKGVGSSRNGRDSNSKRLGVKLYDGQFVRAGGIIVRQRGTPIKPGRNVGVGRDHTLFALVDGIVKFERAGQEHRKASVIPVAAE, encoded by the coding sequence ATGGCGCATAAGAAAGGGGTCGGCAGCTCACGCAACGGCCGCGACAGCAACTCCAAGCGGCTTGGCGTAAAGCTGTATGACGGGCAGTTCGTGCGCGCTGGCGGCATTATTGTCCGCCAACGCGGCACGCCGATCAAGCCCGGCCGGAACGTTGGCGTCGGCCGCGACCACACCCTGTTCGCTCTGGTCGACGGCATCGTCAAGTTTGAACGCGCTGGGCAAGAGCACCGCAAGGCGTCCGTCATTCCGGTGGCGGCAGAATGA
- a CDS encoding acyl-CoA/acyl-ACP dehydrogenase — MNLSFTEEQELLRRAAREFLEAHSPPAVAREVEDRREAMSSLLWRSLAELGWLGLGLPEEVGGSGGGALEVALFAEELGRAIAPVPWIPSVVWSGALLAAFRSPPLDDLLRRIIAGSAIVVPALREHDLGYGPEQLRCRAERREDGWRLTGEKRFVVDGAAASHFVVLARDGAGRLTAFLVEAGGEGVTVTAHPTTAGDGLASVQLAEVRPLDVIGPVGNGWAAIQNAEQRATNALTAWMLGGTEKQLEAAVDYAKVRIQFGRPIGSFQAIQHKLAEVRWRLDALRLLTYKAASSLAAGRDAAIEVSEAKAYANRWISWSMHRIHEVFAGIGFMRVHDTQLYYRRLKVAESIWGDEQHHRREVVRGRLLQPPP, encoded by the coding sequence ATGAACTTGAGCTTCACCGAGGAGCAAGAGCTCCTCCGCCGCGCAGCGCGCGAGTTTCTTGAGGCGCACTCCCCTCCCGCTGTCGCGCGCGAGGTGGAAGACCGCCGCGAAGCGATGTCGTCCCTCCTCTGGCGCTCACTCGCCGAGCTTGGCTGGCTTGGGCTCGGCCTGCCGGAGGAGGTGGGCGGCAGCGGGGGCGGAGCGCTCGAGGTCGCGCTCTTCGCCGAAGAACTGGGGCGGGCGATCGCGCCAGTCCCGTGGATCCCGTCGGTCGTCTGGAGCGGCGCCCTGCTCGCCGCTTTTCGCTCGCCGCCGCTCGACGACCTCCTGCGCCGCATCATCGCCGGCAGCGCTATCGTCGTTCCCGCTCTTCGCGAGCACGATCTTGGCTACGGTCCGGAGCAGCTGCGCTGCCGCGCCGAGCGGCGGGAGGACGGCTGGCGGCTGACCGGCGAAAAGCGCTTCGTCGTCGACGGCGCGGCCGCTTCGCATTTTGTCGTCCTTGCCCGCGACGGCGCCGGGAGACTGACCGCCTTTCTGGTCGAGGCAGGGGGCGAGGGCGTCACGGTAACTGCGCATCCGACGACGGCCGGCGACGGCTTGGCGAGCGTGCAGCTGGCGGAGGTCCGGCCGCTCGACGTGATCGGACCAGTCGGCAACGGCTGGGCCGCCATCCAAAACGCCGAGCAGCGCGCAACGAACGCGCTGACAGCGTGGATGCTGGGCGGCACCGAGAAACAGCTCGAGGCTGCGGTCGACTACGCGAAGGTTCGGATACAGTTCGGCCGCCCCATCGGCTCGTTCCAAGCGATCCAGCATAAGCTGGCCGAAGTGCGGTGGCGGCTGGATGCGCTCCGGCTGCTGACCTATAAAGCCGCCTCCTCCCTCGCCGCCGGCCGCGACGCCGCGATCGAGGTGTCGGAGGCGAAAGCGTACGCCAACCGCTGGATCAGCTGGTCGATGCACCGCATCCACGAAGTCTTTGCCGGCATCGGCTTCATGCGCGTCCACGACACCCAGCTGTACTACCGCCGGCTGAAAGTTGCCGAGTCGATCTGGGGCGATGAGCAGCATCACCGCCGGGAGGTCGTCCGCGGCCGGCTGCTCCAGCCGCCCCCCTAA
- the rpmE gene encoding 50S ribosomal protein L31, with amino-acid sequence MKPKIHPPYTKAVITCSCGETFETGSVKAVMRVDVCSKCHPYFTGEQRIVDTAGRVERFKRRFGITD; translated from the coding sequence ATGAAACCGAAGATCCATCCTCCTTACACTAAGGCGGTGATCACCTGCTCCTGCGGCGAGACGTTTGAGACCGGCTCGGTGAAGGCAGTCATGCGGGTCGATGTCTGCAGCAAGTGTCACCCCTACTTCACGGGCGAGCAGCGCATTGTCGACACAGCCGGCCGCGTCGAGCGGTTCAAGCGCCGCTTCGGCATCACCGACTAG
- a CDS encoding acyl-CoA dehydrogenase family protein — MNFELTPEQRAFQREVAEFLAAELPPGRFYEESRQSPEQKRELDRFLKALAQKRWLAISWPVEYGGAGLSIVHHAIFNEQMGYHKAPNEALVPVTIIGPAILQFGTEEQKREHLPRITSGEGVYWQLFTEPEAGSDLASLQTRAIRDGDEFVVNGQKIFVGDGREPDYFYLAARTDPEAPKHRGISIFLVDARTPGITVHKLDPVAGWAKNQVFFDDVRIPASALMGQLNNGWSHMRDTLSVERSGIASNGELRRSLEDLIEACRRLRRDGRPVLEYEWAQDMLADLLIELEAWRLLCWRIVHLQSIGAPINAEASIVAIHRKAFFPLFQNAVYRLTGSYALFHRTSPLALAGGDFEMWQREAIHTHSAGTPEIQRNIVALRGLGLPR; from the coding sequence ATGAATTTTGAGCTCACTCCCGAACAGCGTGCCTTCCAGCGCGAGGTCGCGGAATTCCTCGCCGCCGAGCTCCCTCCCGGCCGATTTTACGAGGAGAGCCGTCAGTCCCCAGAGCAGAAACGCGAACTCGACCGCTTTCTCAAGGCCCTCGCTCAGAAGCGGTGGCTGGCGATCAGCTGGCCCGTCGAATACGGCGGCGCCGGACTCAGCATTGTCCATCACGCCATCTTCAACGAGCAGATGGGCTATCACAAAGCGCCGAACGAGGCGCTGGTCCCGGTCACTATCATCGGACCGGCCATTCTGCAGTTCGGCACTGAGGAACAGAAGCGGGAGCATCTCCCTCGGATCACGAGCGGTGAAGGCGTCTATTGGCAGCTGTTCACCGAGCCCGAGGCAGGGTCCGACCTTGCATCGCTTCAGACGCGGGCGATCCGGGATGGGGATGAGTTCGTCGTCAACGGGCAGAAGATCTTTGTGGGAGACGGACGCGAGCCCGACTACTTCTATCTCGCCGCCCGGACCGACCCAGAGGCGCCGAAGCATCGAGGGATCAGCATCTTCCTCGTCGACGCGCGAACGCCCGGCATCACCGTCCACAAACTGGATCCGGTCGCCGGCTGGGCAAAAAACCAAGTCTTCTTTGATGACGTGCGCATTCCCGCCAGCGCGCTGATGGGACAGCTGAACAACGGCTGGAGCCACATGCGCGACACCCTCTCGGTGGAGCGCTCGGGGATCGCCTCCAATGGTGAACTGCGCCGCTCGCTCGAAGACCTGATCGAGGCCTGCCGGCGGCTGCGGCGCGACGGCCGGCCGGTGCTTGAGTACGAATGGGCCCAGGACATGCTCGCCGACCTGCTCATCGAACTCGAGGCGTGGCGGCTGCTCTGCTGGCGCATCGTCCACCTCCAATCGATCGGCGCGCCGATTAACGCCGAGGCGTCGATTGTCGCCATCCACCGCAAGGCGTTCTTCCCGCTCTTTCAGAACGCTGTCTACCGCCTCACCGGGAGCTATGCGCTCTTCCACCGCACCTCTCCGCTCGCACTCGCGGGGGGCGATTTTGAGATGTGGCAGCGCGAAGCGATCCACACTCACAGCGCCGGCACGCCGGAAATCCAGCGCAACATCGTCGCTCTTCGCGGCCTCGGGTTGCCGCGATGA
- the rplU gene encoding 50S ribosomal protein L21, translating into MYAIVDAGGHQLKVRAGQVLDIDRRELAPGAAIEFDRVLLLADGASVTVGQPTIPGAKVRATVLREVKGEKIVVFKYRAKVRYRRRLGHRQRYTRVRIDSIEGGSHGA; encoded by the coding sequence GTGTACGCGATCGTCGACGCCGGCGGGCATCAGCTGAAGGTGCGCGCAGGACAGGTTCTGGATATTGACCGGCGCGAGCTTGCGCCGGGAGCAGCCATCGAGTTCGACCGGGTGCTGCTCCTCGCAGACGGCGCGTCGGTCACCGTTGGCCAGCCGACAATCCCTGGCGCGAAAGTGCGGGCAACTGTGCTTCGTGAGGTGAAAGGCGAAAAGATCGTCGTCTTCAAGTACCGAGCGAAGGTGCGGTATCGCCGCCGCCTCGGTCATCGCCAGCGCTACACTCGGGTGCGGATCGACAGCATCGAGGGAGGCAGTCATGGCGCATAA